Proteins from a single region of Betaproteobacteria bacterium:
- a CDS encoding DUF2182 domain-containing protein: MLGVLAGLATLSWAYMLHMEWGMRHMDVGADMAIMPAMTNWGIADLCLVLLMWTIMMSAMMLPSAVPMVLAYVGIQRARGENAQRLVSASLLVIGYLIVWLGFSLAATVLQWALLETALITPMMDSASTTMSGLFLIGAGVFQFTPLKRACLIGCRSPVHLLLSAWQESQSGAIALGLKNGATCLGCCWALMLLPLALGVMDLRWMVALTGFILIEKALPGGDRFGRTVGWALIFWGGVLLVRHFVS; the protein is encoded by the coding sequence GTGCTCGGCGTCCTCGCTGGGTTGGCCACTTTGTCGTGGGCCTACATGCTTCATATGGAATGGGGCATGCGCCATATGGATGTCGGCGCGGACATGGCGATCATGCCGGCGATGACCAACTGGGGCATTGCGGATCTGTGTCTGGTGCTTCTGATGTGGACGATCATGATGAGTGCAATGATGCTGCCATCGGCTGTCCCGATGGTGCTCGCCTACGTTGGCATTCAGCGCGCCCGCGGCGAAAATGCGCAGCGGCTAGTTAGCGCCAGCCTCCTCGTTATCGGCTACTTGATCGTATGGCTTGGATTTAGTCTCGCCGCCACAGTTCTGCAATGGGCGTTGCTAGAGACTGCACTGATCACTCCGATGATGGATAGCGCCAGCACAACTATGAGCGGGCTGTTCCTGATTGGTGCGGGCGTATTTCAGTTCACTCCGCTCAAACGCGCTTGCCTCATCGGCTGTCGCTCGCCGGTGCATCTTCTGCTCAGCGCATGGCAAGAGTCACAGTCCGGCGCAATTGCGCTGGGGCTTAAGAACGGGGCTACATGCCTCGGCTGCTGTTGGGCTCTGATGCTGCTGCCGCTCGCACTTGGCGTCATGGATCTACGCTGGATGGTGGCTCTTACTGGCTTCATACTGATCGAGAAGGCTTTGCCCGGCGGAGACCGGTTCGGACGGACTGTCGGATGGGCGTTGATCTTCTGGGGTGGAGTACTGCTCGTCAGACACTTTGTTTCGTAA
- a CDS encoding DUF1326 domain-containing protein produces the protein MLPSRIIASAEAAEDKKSWKVSGNYLESCNCASACPCVFGSAPTEGNCTVLIGWHIDQGRFGDVKLDGLNAALAVVSPGHMLQTKWRVGLYLDERGNQKQRDALAAIFSGQAGGHMSVLAGFIGEVVGVRAAKLEYTADGVRRGMRIEGIAQMEIEAMQGQGGGTVLISGNPVAVVPATPAVVAPSHILSYRDYGLSWELLGRNGFYSPFTYQA, from the coding sequence ATGCTGCCCTCTCGGATCATCGCCTCGGCCGAAGCCGCGGAAGACAAAAAATCATGGAAGGTTTCCGGCAACTATCTCGAATCCTGCAACTGCGCCTCCGCATGCCCTTGCGTCTTCGGTAGTGCGCCGACCGAGGGAAATTGCACGGTGCTGATCGGCTGGCACATCGACCAGGGACGCTTTGGTGATGTCAAACTCGATGGCCTGAATGCTGCCCTGGCCGTGGTCTCACCTGGGCACATGTTGCAGACAAAATGGCGGGTCGGGCTTTACCTTGACGAGCGCGGAAACCAAAAGCAGCGCGACGCGCTTGCCGCGATCTTCTCCGGCCAGGCTGGCGGCCACATGAGTGTACTCGCAGGGTTCATTGGCGAAGTCGTAGGTGTGAGGGCGGCAAAACTCGAATACACAGCCGATGGGGTACGGCGCGGGATGCGAATCGAAGGTATTGCTCAGATGGAAATTGAGGCGATGCAGGGTCAGGGTGGTGGAACGGTTCTGATAAGCGGAAATCCGGTCGCGGTGGTACCGGCAACACCTGCCGTTGTGGCGCCCTCCCACATCCTCAGCTATCGCGACTACGGGTTGTCCTGGGAATTGCTTGGCCGAAACGGCTTTTATTCGCCTTTCACGTACCAAGCCTGA
- a CDS encoding IS6 family transposase, whose amino-acid sequence MDTLTAPSYGGYRFPREIIAHCAWLYYRFSLSLRDIQELMLERGVVVSHETIRRWCLKFGADYARRLQRSRGRMGDTWYLDEVFCRINGQLVYLWRAVDHDGETLDILVQSRRNAKAAKRFFRKLLKGLRYCPRVLVTDKLSSYTVAHEEMMPGVNHRRGGRVNNRAENSHQPTRERERRMRSFKSMKHAQRFLSTHGQVSNHFRCARHLMRACHYRGQMIKQFATWRVICGLRGASGNDGHALRY is encoded by the coding sequence ATGGATACCTTAACAGCCCCGAGTTACGGTGGTTACCGCTTCCCGCGCGAGATCATTGCCCACTGCGCGTGGCTCTATTATCGGTTCAGTCTGAGCTTACGCGACATCCAGGAGCTAATGCTGGAACGCGGCGTCGTGGTCTCCCACGAAACGATTCGCCGATGGTGTCTGAAGTTCGGCGCTGACTACGCTCGCAGGCTACAGCGAAGCAGAGGTCGGATGGGCGATACTTGGTACCTGGACGAGGTGTTCTGCAGAATCAACGGACAGCTCGTCTACCTCTGGCGGGCGGTGGATCACGACGGGGAAACGCTTGACATCCTGGTGCAGAGTCGTCGCAACGCCAAGGCTGCCAAACGATTCTTCAGGAAGCTGCTCAAGGGATTGCGTTATTGCCCGCGCGTGCTTGTTACCGACAAACTCTCAAGCTACACCGTGGCCCACGAAGAAATGATGCCCGGGGTCAACCATCGGCGAGGTGGCAGAGTAAACAACCGAGCGGAGAACTCCCACCAACCAACGCGGGAACGGGAACGGCGAATGCGTAGCTTCAAATCGATGAAGCACGCACAGCGCTTTCTGTCCACGCATGGACAAGTCTCGAATCACTTTCGATGCGCACGCCATCTGATGCGGGCATGCCACTATCGAGGTCAGATGATCAAGCAATTTGCGACGTGGCGAGTGATCTGTGGACTGCGCGGGGCCTCAGGGAACGACGGGCACGCGCTGCGCTATTGA